The genomic stretch GCTTAATTCCGTTTTCTCTTTTTAAATAATTCTCTTTTTCAATCTTTCTTTTTTAGATATATTTTAGGTTTTCAAGAGACTTGTCTTTTCCTAAATTCTCTGGCATCACCTAACAAGATTTATGATACTACCTAACAAGATTTATGATACTGACCTAACAAGATTTATGATACTAACCTAACAAGATTTATGATACTAAACAATAACATACTATTGACAAATTGTTGTAATGTGTTATAATTGTAGCTAGGAGGTGGTATTATGGGAAAAAAGAAAAACGAAGACAAGATTGTCCTGAAAAAAGAGAGCGCTCTCATTGAATCCTCAAGAGAGCAACTAACTCTAACACAAGAGAAGGCATTTAATATGCTCTTACTGAACGCAGCGGAGCAAATGAAAAAGAACCCTAACCTTGATCGCTTTACCATTCCAGCGTCTACCATATTGGAGTACTATGAAATAGGAAAACAACACTACCTATATTTGAAAAATGAACTTAAGAAACTTGAAAAAATTATCATAGAATACAATCTATTAGGCAAAGATAAGACTTGGATCACAGGTGCTTTTCCTCTCCTTTCCTCATTTGAGTATAATCATGGCACTATAACTTATCAATTACCTTTCCAGATCAAAGATCGTATTTTAGAGCATAAAATGTATGCAACATTCGGACTTTTAGCAACAAAGTTTTTCCGCTCAAAATATACATTAGCATTGTATGAAATTCTTATGGATTACATTAACAGCCCAAAAGTACCTGAAATGGATATTGAAACTTACAAAAAGCTCATAGGTGCAGAGCATAAGAGCTACCATACATATGAACTCATAGAAACTATTTTTAAAAGGCCTGTAGAAGAACTGAATAGCAATAAATATGTCCCATTTACCGTGTCTTACAAACTCATAAGAGGTGTAAGAGATAAGATTGTAGGTGTAAGATTTGAACTTGAACTAAAAGACTGGTATTTGAAAAAACTTGATGAAACTATTACTGATATCTCCCCTGAAGCAAAAGAGCTTACAGCATTACTTCCAGAGAGGTATCAAACAAGCCTCGTTGCAACACTTATACAAGGACATTTGGATCAGTACCCGTATGAAGATGTAAGAGAGGCCATAGAGAAAGCCGTAAAGGAGAAGGGATTTGTCCCTGCAAAGATAGAGC from Caldisericum sp. encodes the following:
- a CDS encoding replication initiation protein encodes the protein MGKKKNEDKIVLKKESALIESSREQLTLTQEKAFNMLLLNAAEQMKKNPNLDRFTIPASTILEYYEIGKQHYLYLKNELKKLEKIIIEYNLLGKDKTWITGAFPLLSSFEYNHGTITYQLPFQIKDRILEHKMYATFGLLATKFFRSKYTLALYEILMDYINSPKVPEMDIETYKKLIGAEHKSYHTYELIETIFKRPVEELNSNKYVPFTVSYKLIRGVRDKIVGVRFELELKDWYLKKLDETITDISPEAKELTALLPERYQTSLVATLIQGHLDQYPYEDVREAIEKAVKEKGFVPAKIEQYLKEKHSAKSLDTAKD